From a single Vicugna pacos chromosome 4, VicPac4, whole genome shotgun sequence genomic region:
- the RABEPK gene encoding rab9 effector protein with kelch motifs isoform X1: MQNGEVGDASHSLFPHSDPFKLSLTRIASVKNWDTMKQLPVLEPGEKPRKATWYTLTLTGDSPCARVGHSCSYLPPVGDSKSGKVFIVGGADPNRSFSDVHTMDLGTHQWDLATSEGLLPRYEHASFVPSCTPHSIWVFGGANQSGNRNCLQILNPETGTWTMPEVTSPPPSPRTFHTSSAAIGNQLYVFGGGERGAQPVQDVKLHVFDASMDCGAPWGCHLPGQGHPACSLPDVGSRDTLSWSQPETLGNPPSPRHGHVMVAAGTKLFIHGGLAGDKFYDDLHCIDTSDMKWQKLSPTGAAPTGCAAHSAVAVGKHVYVFGGMTPKGALDTMYQYHIDKQHWTLLKFDTFLPPGRLDHSMCIIPWPVMGTSEKEDSNAAMLHCDAEKGDSTEKEVNQGGDSHEESQTDTLCFVFGGMNTEGEIYDDCIVTVVD, from the exons GACACCATGAAGCAGCTGCCAGTCTTGGAGCCTGGCGAAAAGCCCAGGAAAGCAACATG GTACACCTTGACCCTGACTGGAGACAGCCCCTGTGCTCGGGTTGGCCACAGCTGCTCATATTTACCCCCTGTTGGTGACTCCAAGAGCGGGAAGGTCTTCATTGTTGGGGGAGCAGATCCAAACAGGAGCTTCTCAGATGTGCACACCATGGATCTGG GAACGCACCAGTGGGATTTAGCCACCTCGGAGGGTCTCTTGCCCCGGTATGAGCATGCCAGCTTCGTTCCCTCCTGCACACCTCACAGCATCTGGGTGTTTGGAGGTGCCAACCAGTCAGGAAATCGAAATTGCCTACAAATTCTGAATCCTG AAACTGGTACTTGGACCATGCCAGAGGTGACGAGCCCACCACCATCCCCAAGAACATTCCACACGTCATCGGCAGCCATTGGAAACCAGCTGTATGTCtttgggggtggagagagaggtGCCCAGCCGGTGCAGGATGTGAAGCTGCATGTGTTTGATGCAAGTATGGACTGCGGGGCACCCTGGGGCTGCCACTTACCTGGTCAGGGCCACCCAGCCTGCAGCTTACCTGATGTAGGAAGCAGAG acacCTTGTCCTGGTCACAGCCAGAGACACTTGGAAATCCTCCATCCCCCCGGCACGGTCACGTGATGGTGGCAGCAGGGACAAAGCTCTTCATCCATGGAGGCTTGGCAGGGGACAAATTCTATGATGATCTCCATTGCATTGATACCA GTGACATGAAGTGGCAGAAGCTAAGTCCCACCGGGGCAGCTCCCACAGGCTGTGCTGCCCACTCAGCGGTGGCTGTGGGGAAACATGTATATGTCTTTGGAGGCATGACTCCCAAAGGAGCACTGGACACAATGTACCAGTATCACATAG ACAAGCAGCACTGGACCCTGCTTAAATTTGATACTTTTCTACCCCCTGGACGATTGGACCATTCCATGTGTATCATTCCATGGCCAGTGATGGGCACTTCTGAGAAAGAAGATTCAAATGCTGCCATGCTACACTGTGATGCTGAGAAAGGAGATTCCACTGAGAAAGAAGTAAACCAAGGTGGTGACTCACATGAAGAAAGTCAGACTGACACACTTTGCTTTGTATTTGGTGGGATGAATACAGAAGGGGAAATCTATGATGACTGTATTGTGACTGTAGTTGATTAA
- the RABEPK gene encoding rab9 effector protein with kelch motifs isoform X2 encodes MQNGEVGDASHSLFPHSDPFKLSLTRIASVKNWDTMKQLPVLEPGEKPRKATWYTLTLTGDSPCARVGHSCSYLPPVGDSKSGKVFIVGGADPNRSFSDVHTMDLGTHQWDLATSEGLLPRYEHASFVPSCTPHSIWVFGGANQSGNRNCLQILNPETGTWTMPEVTSPPPSPRTFHTSSAAIGNQLYVFGGGERGAQPVQDVKLHVFDANTLSWSQPETLGNPPSPRHGHVMVAAGTKLFIHGGLAGDKFYDDLHCIDTSDMKWQKLSPTGAAPTGCAAHSAVAVGKHVYVFGGMTPKGALDTMYQYHIDKQHWTLLKFDTFLPPGRLDHSMCIIPWPVMGTSEKEDSNAAMLHCDAEKGDSTEKEVNQGGDSHEESQTDTLCFVFGGMNTEGEIYDDCIVTVVD; translated from the exons GACACCATGAAGCAGCTGCCAGTCTTGGAGCCTGGCGAAAAGCCCAGGAAAGCAACATG GTACACCTTGACCCTGACTGGAGACAGCCCCTGTGCTCGGGTTGGCCACAGCTGCTCATATTTACCCCCTGTTGGTGACTCCAAGAGCGGGAAGGTCTTCATTGTTGGGGGAGCAGATCCAAACAGGAGCTTCTCAGATGTGCACACCATGGATCTGG GAACGCACCAGTGGGATTTAGCCACCTCGGAGGGTCTCTTGCCCCGGTATGAGCATGCCAGCTTCGTTCCCTCCTGCACACCTCACAGCATCTGGGTGTTTGGAGGTGCCAACCAGTCAGGAAATCGAAATTGCCTACAAATTCTGAATCCTG AAACTGGTACTTGGACCATGCCAGAGGTGACGAGCCCACCACCATCCCCAAGAACATTCCACACGTCATCGGCAGCCATTGGAAACCAGCTGTATGTCtttgggggtggagagagaggtGCCCAGCCGGTGCAGGATGTGAAGCTGCATGTGTTTGATGCAA acacCTTGTCCTGGTCACAGCCAGAGACACTTGGAAATCCTCCATCCCCCCGGCACGGTCACGTGATGGTGGCAGCAGGGACAAAGCTCTTCATCCATGGAGGCTTGGCAGGGGACAAATTCTATGATGATCTCCATTGCATTGATACCA GTGACATGAAGTGGCAGAAGCTAAGTCCCACCGGGGCAGCTCCCACAGGCTGTGCTGCCCACTCAGCGGTGGCTGTGGGGAAACATGTATATGTCTTTGGAGGCATGACTCCCAAAGGAGCACTGGACACAATGTACCAGTATCACATAG ACAAGCAGCACTGGACCCTGCTTAAATTTGATACTTTTCTACCCCCTGGACGATTGGACCATTCCATGTGTATCATTCCATGGCCAGTGATGGGCACTTCTGAGAAAGAAGATTCAAATGCTGCCATGCTACACTGTGATGCTGAGAAAGGAGATTCCACTGAGAAAGAAGTAAACCAAGGTGGTGACTCACATGAAGAAAGTCAGACTGACACACTTTGCTTTGTATTTGGTGGGATGAATACAGAAGGGGAAATCTATGATGACTGTATTGTGACTGTAGTTGATTAA
- the RABEPK gene encoding rab9 effector protein with kelch motifs isoform X3: MKQLPVLEPGEKPRKATWYTLTLTGDSPCARVGHSCSYLPPVGDSKSGKVFIVGGADPNRSFSDVHTMDLGTHQWDLATSEGLLPRYEHASFVPSCTPHSIWVFGGANQSGNRNCLQILNPETGTWTMPEVTSPPPSPRTFHTSSAAIGNQLYVFGGGERGAQPVQDVKLHVFDASMDCGAPWGCHLPGQGHPACSLPDVGSRDTLSWSQPETLGNPPSPRHGHVMVAAGTKLFIHGGLAGDKFYDDLHCIDTSDMKWQKLSPTGAAPTGCAAHSAVAVGKHVYVFGGMTPKGALDTMYQYHIDKQHWTLLKFDTFLPPGRLDHSMCIIPWPVMGTSEKEDSNAAMLHCDAEKGDSTEKEVNQGGDSHEESQTDTLCFVFGGMNTEGEIYDDCIVTVVD; the protein is encoded by the exons ATGAAGCAGCTGCCAGTCTTGGAGCCTGGCGAAAAGCCCAGGAAAGCAACATG GTACACCTTGACCCTGACTGGAGACAGCCCCTGTGCTCGGGTTGGCCACAGCTGCTCATATTTACCCCCTGTTGGTGACTCCAAGAGCGGGAAGGTCTTCATTGTTGGGGGAGCAGATCCAAACAGGAGCTTCTCAGATGTGCACACCATGGATCTGG GAACGCACCAGTGGGATTTAGCCACCTCGGAGGGTCTCTTGCCCCGGTATGAGCATGCCAGCTTCGTTCCCTCCTGCACACCTCACAGCATCTGGGTGTTTGGAGGTGCCAACCAGTCAGGAAATCGAAATTGCCTACAAATTCTGAATCCTG AAACTGGTACTTGGACCATGCCAGAGGTGACGAGCCCACCACCATCCCCAAGAACATTCCACACGTCATCGGCAGCCATTGGAAACCAGCTGTATGTCtttgggggtggagagagaggtGCCCAGCCGGTGCAGGATGTGAAGCTGCATGTGTTTGATGCAAGTATGGACTGCGGGGCACCCTGGGGCTGCCACTTACCTGGTCAGGGCCACCCAGCCTGCAGCTTACCTGATGTAGGAAGCAGAG acacCTTGTCCTGGTCACAGCCAGAGACACTTGGAAATCCTCCATCCCCCCGGCACGGTCACGTGATGGTGGCAGCAGGGACAAAGCTCTTCATCCATGGAGGCTTGGCAGGGGACAAATTCTATGATGATCTCCATTGCATTGATACCA GTGACATGAAGTGGCAGAAGCTAAGTCCCACCGGGGCAGCTCCCACAGGCTGTGCTGCCCACTCAGCGGTGGCTGTGGGGAAACATGTATATGTCTTTGGAGGCATGACTCCCAAAGGAGCACTGGACACAATGTACCAGTATCACATAG ACAAGCAGCACTGGACCCTGCTTAAATTTGATACTTTTCTACCCCCTGGACGATTGGACCATTCCATGTGTATCATTCCATGGCCAGTGATGGGCACTTCTGAGAAAGAAGATTCAAATGCTGCCATGCTACACTGTGATGCTGAGAAAGGAGATTCCACTGAGAAAGAAGTAAACCAAGGTGGTGACTCACATGAAGAAAGTCAGACTGACACACTTTGCTTTGTATTTGGTGGGATGAATACAGAAGGGGAAATCTATGATGACTGTATTGTGACTGTAGTTGATTAA
- the RABEPK gene encoding rab9 effector protein with kelch motifs isoform X4 has protein sequence MKQLPVLEPGEKPRKATWYTLTLTGDSPCARVGHSCSYLPPVGDSKSGKVFIVGGADPNRSFSDVHTMDLGTHQWDLATSEGLLPRYEHASFVPSCTPHSIWVFGGANQSGNRNCLQILNPETGTWTMPEVTSPPPSPRTFHTSSAAIGNQLYVFGGGERGAQPVQDVKLHVFDANTLSWSQPETLGNPPSPRHGHVMVAAGTKLFIHGGLAGDKFYDDLHCIDTSDMKWQKLSPTGAAPTGCAAHSAVAVGKHVYVFGGMTPKGALDTMYQYHIDKQHWTLLKFDTFLPPGRLDHSMCIIPWPVMGTSEKEDSNAAMLHCDAEKGDSTEKEVNQGGDSHEESQTDTLCFVFGGMNTEGEIYDDCIVTVVD, from the exons ATGAAGCAGCTGCCAGTCTTGGAGCCTGGCGAAAAGCCCAGGAAAGCAACATG GTACACCTTGACCCTGACTGGAGACAGCCCCTGTGCTCGGGTTGGCCACAGCTGCTCATATTTACCCCCTGTTGGTGACTCCAAGAGCGGGAAGGTCTTCATTGTTGGGGGAGCAGATCCAAACAGGAGCTTCTCAGATGTGCACACCATGGATCTGG GAACGCACCAGTGGGATTTAGCCACCTCGGAGGGTCTCTTGCCCCGGTATGAGCATGCCAGCTTCGTTCCCTCCTGCACACCTCACAGCATCTGGGTGTTTGGAGGTGCCAACCAGTCAGGAAATCGAAATTGCCTACAAATTCTGAATCCTG AAACTGGTACTTGGACCATGCCAGAGGTGACGAGCCCACCACCATCCCCAAGAACATTCCACACGTCATCGGCAGCCATTGGAAACCAGCTGTATGTCtttgggggtggagagagaggtGCCCAGCCGGTGCAGGATGTGAAGCTGCATGTGTTTGATGCAA acacCTTGTCCTGGTCACAGCCAGAGACACTTGGAAATCCTCCATCCCCCCGGCACGGTCACGTGATGGTGGCAGCAGGGACAAAGCTCTTCATCCATGGAGGCTTGGCAGGGGACAAATTCTATGATGATCTCCATTGCATTGATACCA GTGACATGAAGTGGCAGAAGCTAAGTCCCACCGGGGCAGCTCCCACAGGCTGTGCTGCCCACTCAGCGGTGGCTGTGGGGAAACATGTATATGTCTTTGGAGGCATGACTCCCAAAGGAGCACTGGACACAATGTACCAGTATCACATAG ACAAGCAGCACTGGACCCTGCTTAAATTTGATACTTTTCTACCCCCTGGACGATTGGACCATTCCATGTGTATCATTCCATGGCCAGTGATGGGCACTTCTGAGAAAGAAGATTCAAATGCTGCCATGCTACACTGTGATGCTGAGAAAGGAGATTCCACTGAGAAAGAAGTAAACCAAGGTGGTGACTCACATGAAGAAAGTCAGACTGACACACTTTGCTTTGTATTTGGTGGGATGAATACAGAAGGGGAAATCTATGATGACTGTATTGTGACTGTAGTTGATTAA
- the HSPA5 gene encoding endoplasmic reticulum chaperone BiP, whose translation MKLSLVAAVLLLLGAALAEEEDKKEDVGTVVGIDLGTTYSCVGVFKNGRVEIIANDQGNRITPSYVAFTPEGERLIGDAAKNQLTSNPENTVFDAKRLIGRTWNDPSVQQDIKFLPFKVVEKKTKPYIQVDIGGGQTKTFAPEEISAMVLTKMKETAEAYLGKKVTHAVVTVPAYFNDAQRQATKDAGTIAGLNVMRIINEPTAAAIAYGLDKREGEKNILVFDLGGGTFDVSLLTIDNGVFEVVATNGDTHLGGEDFDQRVMEHFIKLYKKKTGKDVRKDNRAVQKLRREVEKAKRALSSQHQARIEIESFYEGEDFSETLTRAKFEELNMDLFRSTMKPVQKVLEDSDLKKSDIDEIVLVGGSTRIPKIQQLVKEFFNGKEPSRGINPDEAVAYGAAVQAGVLSGDQDTGDLVLLDVCPLTLGIETVGGVMTKLIPRNTVVPTKKSQIFSTASDNQPTVTIKVYEGERPLTKDNHLLGTFDLTGIPPAPRGVPQIEVTFEIDVNGILRVTAEDKGTGNKNKITITNDQNRLTPEEIERMVNDAEKFAEEDKKLKERIDTRNELESYAYSLKNQIGDKEKLGGKLSSEDKETMEKAVEEKIEWLESHQDADIEDFKAKKKELEEIVQPIISKLYGSAGPPPTGDEEPADKDEL comes from the exons ATGAAGCTCTCCCTGGTGGCTGCGGTGCTGCTGCTGCTCGGCGCGGCGCTGGCCGAGGAGGAGGACAAGAAAGAGGATGTAGGCACGGTGGTCGGTATCGACCTGGGCACCACCTACTCCTG CGTGGGGGTGTTCAAGAACGGCCGCGTGGAGATCATCGCCAACGATCAGGGCAACCGCATCACGCCGTCTTACGTGGCCTTCACTCCCGAAGGGGAGCGTCTGATCGGCGATGCAGCCAAGAACCAACTCACCTCCAATCCTGAGAACACGGTCTTCGACGCCAAGCGGCTCATCGGTCGTACGTGGAACGACCCGTCTGTGCAGCAGGACATCAAGTTCTTGCCTTTCAAG GTGGTTGAAAAGAAAACTAAACCATACATTCAAGTTGATATTGGAGGTGGACAAACAAAGACATTTGCTCCTGAAGAAATTTCTGCCATGGTTCTCACTAAAATGAAGGAAACTGCTGAGGCTTATTTGGGAAAGAAG gtTACTCATGCAGTTGTTACTGTACCTGCCTATTTCAATGATGCCCAACGCCAGGCAACCAAAGACGCTGGAACTATTGCTGGATTGAATGTTATGAGGATCATCAATGAGCC TACAGCAGCTGCTATTGCTTATGGCCTGGATAAGAGGGAAGGGGAAAAGAACATCCTGGTGTTTGACCTGGGTGGTGGAACCTTCGATGTGTCTCTTCTCACCATTGATAATGGTGTCTTTGAAGTCGTGGCCACTAATGGAGATACTCATCTGGGTGGAGAAGACTTTGACCAGCGTGTCATGGAGCACTTCATCAAGCTTTACAAAAAAAAGACTGGCAAAGATGTGCGGAAAGACAACAGAGCTGTGCAGAAACTCCGGCGTGAGGTAGAGAAAGCGAAACGGGCCCTGTCTTCTCAACATCAAGCACGAATCGAAATTGAGTCCTTCTATGAAGGAGAGGACTTCTCTGAGACCCTGACTCGGGCCAAATTTGAAGAGCTAAACATg GACCTGTTCCGTTCTACCATGAAGCCTGTCCAGAAAGTGCTGGAAGATTCTGATTTAAAGAAGTCTGATATTGATGAAATTGTTCTTGTTGGTGGCTCTACTCGAATCCCAAAGATTCAACAACTGGTTAAAGAGTTCTTCAATGGCAAGGAGCCGTCCCGTGGCATTAACCCAGATGAGGCTGTTGCTTATGGTGCTGCTGTCCAGGCTGGTGTACTCTCTGGTGACCAAGATACAG GTGATCTGGTACTGCTTGACGTGTGTCCCCTTACACTTGGTATTGAAACCGTGGGAGGTGTCATGACCAAACTGATTCCAAGGAACACTGTGGTGCCCACCAAGAAGTCTCAGATCTTTTCTACAGCATCTGATAATCAGCCGACTGTTACCATCAAGGTCTATGAAG GTGAACGACCCCTGACGAAAGACAATCACCTTCTGGGAACTTTTGATCTGACTGGAATTCCTCCTGCTCCCCGTGGGGTCCCACAGATCGAAGTCACCTTTGAGATAGATGTGAATGGCATTCTTCGAGTGACAGCTGAAGACAAAGGTACAGGCAACAAAAATAAGATCACGATTACCAATGACCAAAATCGCCTGACGCCTGAAGAAATTGAAAGGATGGTTAATGATGCTGAGAAGTTTGCTGAGGAAGACAAGAAGCTCAAGGAGCGCATTGACACCAGAAATGAATTGGAAAGCTATGCCTACTCTCTAAAAAATCAGATTGGCGATAAAGAAAAGCTGGGAGGTAAACTTTCCTCCGAAGATAAGGAGACCATGGAAAAAGCCGTGGAGGAAAAGATTGAGTGGTTAGAAAGTCACCAAGATGCTGACATTGAAGATTTCAAAGCTAAAAAGAAGGAGCTAGAAGAAATTGTTCAGCCAATTATCAGCAAACTCTATGGAAGTGCAGGCCCTCCCCCAACTGGTGATGAGGAACCAGCAGACAAAGATGAGTTGTAA